The Parabacteroides sp. AD58 genome includes a window with the following:
- the rpmB gene encoding 50S ribosomal protein L28, with the protein MSKICQITGKKAMVGNNVSHSKRRTKRKFDVNLFTKKFYWVEQDCWISLKISAAGLRTINKLGLDAAIKMAAEKGYLNA; encoded by the coding sequence ATGTCTAAAATTTGTCAAATTACCGGAAAAAAAGCAATGGTTGGCAACAACGTTTCTCACTCTAAGAGAAGAACGAAACGTAAGTTTGATGTTAACCTGTTTACAAAGAAGTTCTATTGGGTAGAACAGGATTGCTGGATTAGCCTGAAGATCTCTGCAGCAGGCTTGCGTACAATTAACAAATTAGGATTGGATGCTGCTATTAAAATGGCTGCTGAAAAGGGTTATTTAAACGCTTAA
- the rpmG gene encoding 50S ribosomal protein L33 gives MAKKAKGNRVQVILECTEHKDSGMPGTSRYITTKNRKNTTQRLELMKYNPILKKMTLHKEIK, from the coding sequence ATGGCAAAGAAAGCAAAAGGAAACAGAGTTCAGGTTATTCTGGAATGTACTGAACACAAAGACAGCGGTATGCCGGGTACTTCTCGTTATATCACTACTAAAAACAGAAAGAATACAACTCAGAGATTGGAATTGATGAAATACAATCCGATTCTGAAGAAGATGACTTTACATAAAGAAATTAAGTAA
- the dnaN gene encoding DNA polymerase III subunit beta, translated as MKFDVSSTALSSRLQVASKVIAAKNSLPILDNFLFRLEGDVLTITAADSETRLVTTVQVMNAQGSGVFALSAKNILDPLKELPEQPLTFDINDENLEIFIYFQNGKYNFIGARGDLYPQQKPLKDNAISLTMDSKVLLNGINRSLFATADDELRPVMNGIYFDIQPDNLTFVASDGRKLIRLRNSSVKSDERAAFILPKKPANLLKNILSKDEGVTMVKFDENNAHFMCDNFEMVCRLIEGRYPNYNSVIPQENPYKVTIDRVSFLTALKRVSVFSQSSSLIKLHLQTNELTIFGQDIDFSISAEERIPCQYNSPELNIGFNSTYLIEILSNISSESIVFELADPSRAGVIVPEENEENEDLLTLLMPMMLND; from the coding sequence ATGAAGTTTGATGTTTCAAGTACTGCCTTGTCTTCCCGCCTGCAAGTGGCGAGCAAGGTCATTGCTGCCAAAAATTCATTGCCCATACTGGACAATTTTCTCTTTCGTCTGGAGGGAGATGTATTGACGATTACCGCAGCCGATTCAGAAACCCGTCTGGTAACCACCGTGCAGGTGATGAATGCCCAAGGTTCGGGCGTTTTTGCATTGTCGGCCAAGAATATCCTCGATCCTTTAAAGGAATTGCCGGAACAGCCACTGACATTTGACATAAATGATGAGAATCTGGAAATCTTTATTTATTTCCAAAACGGAAAATATAATTTCATCGGTGCGCGGGGCGATCTGTATCCTCAGCAAAAACCGCTGAAGGACAACGCGATTTCCTTGACAATGGACAGTAAAGTATTGTTGAACGGTATCAATCGCTCCCTGTTTGCTACTGCTGATGATGAATTACGCCCGGTGATGAATGGTATCTATTTTGATATTCAGCCGGATAATCTGACTTTTGTGGCTTCTGATGGCCGTAAGCTAATCCGTTTACGCAATTCTTCTGTCAAAAGTGATGAGCGTGCTGCTTTCATTTTACCGAAGAAGCCGGCCAATCTGCTCAAAAACATTCTGTCGAAAGACGAAGGTGTTACGATGGTTAAGTTTGATGAAAACAACGCGCATTTTATGTGTGACAACTTCGAGATGGTCTGCCGACTGATTGAAGGACGTTATCCGAACTATAACAGTGTGATTCCACAAGAAAACCCGTATAAGGTGACGATCGACCGCGTTTCGTTCCTGACAGCCCTGAAACGTGTCTCCGTATTCTCACAGTCAAGCAGCCTGATCAAATTACACTTGCAGACAAACGAGCTGACTATTTTCGGACAGGATATCGATTTCTCTATTTCGGCCGAAGAACGCATTCCCTGCCAGTATAACAGTCCGGAGCTGAATATCGGTTTTAATTCAACCTATCTGATCGAAATTTTAAGCAACATCAGTTCAGAATCAATTGTGTTTGAATTGGCTGATCCATCCCGTGCAGGCGTAATCGTCCCGGAAGAGAATGAAGAAAATGAAGACTTGTTGACATTGCTGATGCCAATGATGTTGAATGATTAA
- a CDS encoding DUF4295 domain-containing protein codes for MAKKAVATFKKGDGRTFSKVIKMVKSPKTGAYIFQEEMIPNEAVKDYFNK; via the coding sequence ATGGCAAAGAAAGCAGTTGCAACATTTAAGAAAGGTGATGGACGTACTTTCTCTAAAGTAATTAAGATGGTAAAGTCTCCGAAAACCGGTGCTTACATCTTCCAGGAAGAAATGATTCCGAACGAAGCAGTAAAGGATTATTTCAACAAATAA
- a CDS encoding 3'-5' exonuclease has translation MQLNLKNPLVFFDLETTGIDIVKDRIIEISYVKVFPNGKEESKTMRINPGMPIPPASTAIHGITDDDVKDCPLFKNVAKQLAAQIEGCDLAGYNSNRFDIPLLAEEFLRAGVDIDLTRRKFIDVQTIFYKMEQRTLAAAYKFYCQKSLENAHTAAADTMATYEVLKAQLDRYPELKNDVAFLSEFSSFTNNVDFAGRMVYNDKNQEVFNFGKYKGRLVEEVLKQDPAYYSWMMNGDFPLNTKQKLTEIKLRGFNAK, from the coding sequence ATGCAATTGAACCTGAAAAATCCGCTGGTTTTCTTTGATCTGGAAACAACCGGAATCGATATAGTCAAGGACCGTATCATTGAAATCTCGTATGTGAAGGTTTTCCCCAACGGAAAAGAAGAGAGTAAAACCATGCGAATCAATCCGGGAATGCCGATTCCACCGGCTTCAACGGCTATTCATGGCATTACGGATGATGATGTAAAGGATTGTCCGCTGTTCAAGAATGTTGCCAAGCAGTTGGCGGCTCAGATTGAAGGATGTGATCTGGCCGGATATAATTCGAATCGTTTCGATATTCCGCTTTTGGCAGAGGAATTTCTGCGTGCCGGTGTTGACATTGATCTGACACGGCGGAAGTTTATTGATGTTCAGACGATCTTCTACAAGATGGAACAGCGTACATTGGCTGCTGCCTATAAGTTTTACTGTCAGAAGTCACTTGAGAATGCGCATACCGCAGCAGCGGATACGATGGCAACCTATGAGGTTCTGAAAGCCCAGCTGGACCGTTATCCGGAGTTGAAGAATGATGTAGCATTTTTATCTGAATTCTCGAGCTTCACCAACAATGTGGATTTTGCCGGCCGGATGGTTTATAATGACAAGAATCAGGAAGTATTCAATTTCGGTAAGTACAAAGGCCGCCTGGTTGAAGAAGTGCTCAAGCAGGATCCGGCTTATTATAGCTGGATGATGAACGGAGACTTCCCGTTAAATACCAAACAGAAACTGACGGAAATCAAACTGCGTGGTTTCAATGCAAAATAA